CGCGCACGGCCTGCGGATGTTCCTTGATGAACTTGCCGTGAGCGCTATACGGAGACATCCCTCCCAGGCCGCCGTCCAGGTCGTAATCACTCCACAGGCGGGTCAACTGGGGAGACTTGTCGGCGCGGCCCGAGAAGGGCGCGTGGATGATCGCGAGGTCGGTGTTGCCGGTTACCAACGTCTGCTCGGCGTTGTCATCCGGGACGACAACGAAGTTGACCTTGTTGGGATCCACGCCGTTCTGGCGCATCCAGGTCTTGGTCACGAACTCCGCGCAGGCGCCGAAGCTGTTGAACCCGATGGTCTTGCCTTCCAGGTCCTTCGGCTTGCTGATGCCACTATCTTTGCGCACGAAGTACTTCATGTGCGGCGCTTCCTGCAGCGTCTTGCCACCCGCCGCGACGACCTTGATGTCGCCGCCCGCGGCCACGGCGGAGATCACCAGCGGCACCATGCGGGAGCCGAAGTCGATTTCGCCGATGCTTGTCAGCGGGATGATCTGCGGCGAGGACACGCGGCCGATGTACTCCGGACGTGTCGTGGTGCCTTCGAAATAACCCAGGTCCTCGGCCAGGTAGATCAGGTCGAACGACGGGTTCAGTGGATACTTGAATGTCGTCTTGTCGCCGACCGCGCGCACGATGGCGGGTGCCGCGAGCAAGCTGGCGCCGGCGCCGAACATGGCCAAGGAGCCGATTTTCCCGAGGGCGTTACGGCGAGCTTTGAAGGTGGACGTAGCGGTATCAGTCATGGATGGGGCTGGGCTCGGAGGATGGAAATATGGCACCGTGTGAGCCGCAAAGTGTACGAGTCGTCATTTGCCCCACTTAATACTTTTTCCAGATAAAAAAATGCCGTGGCGCCGCGAGGGACGATGCGATTCGTTCCTCGCGGCGCCACGGCATCCCCGCGCGACCACGGGTTGCAGCGCTATTTCTCGCCTTTGAGCAGCGTATCGATGCGGGCCAGCGTGCCGGCTTCACCGAACCGCCAGGCGGCATCGAGCAGCGCGTCCGCCGCCGTGACCCCGATGACCGGTTCCGCCAAAGCGCGGAATTTCTCCGTCAGTCCCGCATCCGGCACCGGGTTCTCGGGATGCCCCAGGATGACGCTGGTGCTCTCCCGCAGCACATCGCCATCGGCCAGTTCGACCGTCACATGGGCTGACGCGGGCGACTGGCCCACGACAGGCTCGATCTCGATGCGCGGCAGCAGCGCCTTTATGCGCGGGTCCGCCAGGGTTTCGTCGACGAAATCGGTCCATGCCAGGCGGTAGCCGCTCAAGGCCATCGCCACGCAGCAGGCCACGCTGAACTTGGCCTCCAATCCCGTCGAGGGCGCGGTCTTGCCCGCCGTGACCAGGGCGCCGGGATGCACCTTGACGCGGACGCGCTTCACATCGCGGCCCCGGAT
This genomic interval from Bordetella genomosp. 10 contains the following:
- a CDS encoding ABC transporter substrate-binding protein translates to MTDTATSTFKARRNALGKIGSLAMFGAGASLLAAPAIVRAVGDKTTFKYPLNPSFDLIYLAEDLGYFEGTTTRPEYIGRVSSPQIIPLTSIGEIDFGSRMVPLVISAVAAGGDIKVVAAGGKTLQEAPHMKYFVRKDSGISKPKDLEGKTIGFNSFGACAEFVTKTWMRQNGVDPNKVNFVVVPDDNAEQTLVTGNTDLAIIHAPFSGRADKSPQLTRLWSDYDLDGGLGGMSPYSAHGKFIKEHPQAVRDVVTAIAKAGNWVNANPEEARKLISKRTNLKLEFVDRYAYVENLVVTEPPIQYYIDVLEREGKLQKGKVTVKDIYTNDFNPYAKAA